A stretch of the Drosophila sulfurigaster albostrigata strain 15112-1811.04 chromosome 2L, ASM2355843v2, whole genome shotgun sequence genome encodes the following:
- the LOC133846918 gene encoding protein wingless: MDLSYIFIFCLLALCSADAESKQKSGRGRGSMWWGIAKVGEPNNFSPISTGIMYIDPAIHSTLRRKQRRLVRDNPGVLGALVKGANLAISECQHQFRNRRWNCSTRNFLRGKNLFGKIVDRGCRETGFIYAITSAAVTHSIARACSEGSIESCTCDYSHQTRSPQANHQAGSVAGVRDWEWGGCSDNIGFGFKFSREFVDTGERGRNLREKMNLHNNEAGRAHVQAEMRQECKCHGMSGSCTVKTCWMRLANFRVIGDNLKARFDGATRVQVSNSLRQSSNAVPVVSPNAAGSNSIVGGVANSGNGLPSAVNGYDDEERMLNDHMPELLLDNSKQHHPNMPSPNSLPVAGARSRGHGRGRQGRKHNRYHFQLNPHNPEHKPPGPKDIVYLEPSPSFCEKNLRQGILGTHGRQCNDTSLGVDGCDLMCCGRGYRTQEVVVVERCACTFHWCCEVKCKLCRTKKIIHTCL; the protein is encoded by the exons ATGGATTTAAGTTACATATTCATCTTCTGCCTGCTGGCGCTATGCAGCGCCGACGCCGAAAGCAAACAGAAATCGGGCAGAGGCCGAGGCTCAATGTGGTG GGGTATTGCCAAGGTCGGCGAACCGAACAATTTTTCACCCATTAGCACCGGCATCATGTACATCGATCCCGCCATTCATTCGACGCTGCGTCGCAAACAACGGCGCCTGGTGCGCGACAATCCCGGAGTGCTGGGCGCTCTGGTCAAGGGCGCCAATTTGGCGATTAGTGAGTGCCAGCATCAGTTTCGCAATCGTCGTTGGAACTGCTCGACGCGCAATTTTCTGCGTGGAAAGAATCTATTTGGCAAAATCGTTGATCGAG GCTGCCGCGAGACGGGCTTCATCTATGCCATCACAAGTGCTGCTGTGACCCATTCGATAGCACGAGCCTGCAGCGAGGGCAGCATCGAGTCCTGCACCTGCGATTACAGCCACCAGACTCGCTCGCCACAGGCCAATCATCAGGCGGGCAGCGTTGCCGGCGTACGCGATTGGGAATGGGGCGGCTGCTCCGATAACATTGGCTTCGGCTTCAAGTTCTCGCGCGAGTTCGTGGACACTGGCGAGCGTGGTCGCAATCTCCGCGAAAAGATGAATCTGCACAACAATGAGGCGGGCCGAGCG CACGTTCAAGCGGAGATGCGTCAAGAGTGCAAATGCCACGGCATGTCCGGTTCGTGTACAGTGAAAACTTGTTGGATGCGTCTTGCCAATTTCCGTGTCATAGGCGACAATCTCAAGGCGCGCTTCGATGGCGCCACACGCGTCCAGGTCAGCAACAGTCTACGCCAGAGCAGCAACGCCGTCCCCGTGGTCAGTCCGAATGCGGCGGGCTCCAACAGCATTGTGGGTGGCGTGGCCAACAGCGGCAACGGACTGCCTTCGGCCGTGAATGGTTACGACGATGAGGAACGCATGCTAAACGATCATATGCCCGAGCTGCTGCtggacaacagcaaacagcatcATCCCAATATGCCATCGCCAAACAGTTTGCCCGTTGCGGGTGCCCGATCACGCGGTCATGGTCGCGGTCGCCAGGGACGCAAGCACAATAG ATATCACTTCCAATTGAATCCACACAATCCGGAACACAAGCCGCCGGGTCCCAAGGACATTGTGTACCTGGAGCCTTCGCCCAGTTTCTGTGAGAAGAATCTGCGACAGGGCATTTTGGGCACACATGGCAGACAGTGCAATGACACCTCGCTGGGCGTCGATGGTTGCGATCTGATgtgctgtgggcgtggctatCGCACACaggaagttgttgttgtcgagcgCTGTGCTTGCACCTTCCACTGGTGTTGTGAGGTCAAGTGCAAGCTGTGTCGAACCAAGAAGATCATACACACGTGTCTGTAA